A single window of Maylandia zebra isolate NMK-2024a linkage group LG2, Mzebra_GT3a, whole genome shotgun sequence DNA harbors:
- the mcf2a gene encoding proto-oncogene DBL isoform X3 has translation MASNTMADCFYRRRMPKIRRSPASFPGNLHLVLVLRPTSFFHRTVTDIGFRFSQEDFMLKMPVVMLSSVTDLLRYIDENQLTSEFGGTLDYCHSDWIVLRTAIESFAVTVKDIAQMLQGFGTELAETELPEEAKAIEYLLELHTDKYRKLKDAIRSVSKEGRHLLSSLETTAKEDDSQWDVKLDWETVQRLLAQLRDMESAFDGFFEKHHLKLHQYLQLLRYEQSFQEMELCLEHLTAQERELCISANSLAETEQALKRLNNLESNAQEVTARAQIIILHGHQLSAGHHYAMALIMQRCNELRHYCDTLTAALKSKHTRLLQTHQMLLCLGQAQTWCDDAAYLLANQLVDKFQSKEGAQAALRDIEKLLEGAPSMLSSGLDIVTAEYEAVITPHFQAQIGKMFEKHAAVQQMIQNRQACLRKLADKHVRPVQLVAPRPENTPRSKSPLFSPKHGDGLKFTFDLSLPGKRASRKVPNSRKIEVMHDYQESRSCVSYSLDGDDSPDLLKRHVMRELIETERIYVEELLSVLLGYRAEMDNPALSGVLPPILRSKRDILFGNMPEIYNFHSRVFLQDLEGCLEAPEAVGACFLERKESFQMYESYCQNKLRSEALWRQFSDCGFFLECQKKLEHKLGLDSYLLKPIQRLTKYQLLLKELIKYSTDCEGTSELQGALAAMLDLLKSVNDSMHQIAITGYEGDICELGRVLMQGSFSVWISHKKGPTRMKEMARFKPMQRHLFLYERALLLCKRREEHGDGCDKTPSYSFKHCLKMTAVGITENVKGDVKKFEIWYSGREEVYVVQAPTVEVKMAWLNELRRILTNQQKMLRDEAYQHGHIVDHMPLSPPLSESKQQRASVSSEETESGRSSPDPQPHSPKHQHNRRSWPGAPHSVDICEGLEEWPGGRDPFHPSDTEEEVLVQLSPGRYRVLADCLQNGPDSIIIKRGDVIQLQCEDNRGRWLVKNVTLQQEGFLPAATLQLIIGGSRHENSSRLGDPGNLKVRKLSSP, from the exons CTGTCACAGACCTGCTGCGCTACATTGATGAGAACCAGCTGACGTCAGAGTTTGGAGGCACTCTGGACTACTGTCACAGTGACTGGATTGTTTTGCGGACG GCCATTGAAAGTTTCGCTGTAACAGTCAAAGACATTGCACAGATGCTACAGGGCTTTGGTACTGAGCTGGCAGAGACGGAGCTGCCTGAAGAGGCGAAAGCCATAGAGTATCTCCTCGAGTTGCACACGGACAAGTACAGAAAACTGAAA GATGCAATCAGGTCGGTGTCAAAGGAGGGTCGTCATCTTCTCTCCAGCCTGGAGACCACTGCGAAGGAGGATGACTCCCAGTGGGACGTGAAGCTGGACTGGGAGACTGTGCAAAG GCTTCTCGCCCAGCTCAGAGACATGGAGTCTGCCTTTGACGGCTTTTTTGAGAAGCATCATCTAAAGCTCCATCAGTATCTCCAGTTGCTCAGATATGAGCAAAGCTTTCAGGAG atGGAGTTATGTCTAGAGCATCTCACAGCTCAGGAGAGGGAACTATGCATATCTGCGAACAGTCTGGCTGAAACAGAACAGGCCCTCAAAAGGCTGAACAATCTAGAGTCCAATGCACAG GAGGTGACAGCTCGGGCCCAGATAATCATCCTTCATGGACACCAGCTATCAGCTGGTCACCACTATGCCATGGCTCTCATCATGCAACGCTGCAATGAGCTTCGTCACTACTGTGATACACTCACTGCTGCTCTCAAGTCCAAACACACTCGTCTTCTGCAAACACACCAGATGCTGCTTTGTCTTGGGCAG GCCCAGACTTGGTGTGATGATGCGGCATATCTACTGGCCAATCAGCTAGTAGATAAGTTTCAGTCTAAGGAGGGGGCCCAGGCTGCTCTGAGGGACATTGAGAAGCTCTTGGAAGGGGCTCCGTCTATGCTGAGCTCAGGACTTGACATTGTAACCGCTGAATATGAGGCTGTTATTACACCTCATTTTCAA GCCCAGATTGGGAAAATGTTTGAGAAGCACGCAGCAGTACAGCAGATGATCCAGAATCGACAGGCTTGTCTAAGGAAGCTGGCTGATAAACACGTACGACCGGTCCAACTGGTGGCCCCCAGGCCTGAAAACACACCACGATCCAAGTCTCCGCTCTTCTCTCCAAAACATG GTGATGGATTGAAGTTCACATTCGATCTTTCTCTGCCTGGGAAAAGAGCATCGAGAAAGGTCCCCAACTCTCGAAAA ATAGAGGTGATGCACGACTACCAGGAGAGCCGGAGCTGTGTGTCGTACAGTCTGGATGGAGACGACAGCCCAGATCTCTTGAagcg TCATGTAATGAGGGAACTCATAGAAACTGAAAGAATCTATGTGGAAGAgctgctgtcagtgttactg GGTTACAGGGCTGAAATGGACAACCCAGCTCTGTCGGGGGTCCTGCCCCCAATACTTCGCAGTAAGAGAGACATTCTCTTTGGAAACATGCCAGAGATTTACAATTTTCACAGCAG AGTTTTCCTTCAGGACCTGGAAGGATGCCTGGAGGCTCCTGAAGCTGTGGGAGCGTGTTTTCTGGAGCGG AAAGAAAGCTTCCAAATGTACGAAAGCTACTGTCAGAATAAACTACGCTCAGAGGCACTGTGGAGACAATTCTCAGATTGCGGCTTCTTTTTG GAGTGTCAAAAAAagctggagcacaaactgggccTGGATTCCTATCTGTTGAAACCTATCCAGCGCCTCACAAAATACCAGCTGCTGCTGAAG GAGCTGATAAAATATAGCACAGACTGTGAGGGCACCTCTGAACTCCAGGGGGCACTAGCAGCCATGCTGGACCTTCTCAAATCAGTCAATGACTCCATGCACCAGATTGCAATCACAGGATATGAG GGTGATATTTGTGAGCTGGGCCGTGTGCTGATGCAGGGATCCTTCAGTGTGTGGATCAGCCATAAAAAGGGCCCCACTCGCATGAAGGAGATGGCTCGTTTCAAGCCAATGCAGCGGCACCTCTTCTTGTACGAGAGAGCTCTACTTTTATGCAAGCGAAGGGAGGAGCATGGAGATGGCTGTGACAAGACCCCTTCATACAGCTTCAAGCATTGTCTCAAG ATGACTGCTGTGGGGATCACAGAAAATGTCAAGGGAGATGTGAAGAAGTTTGAGATCTGGTACAGTGGCAGGGAGGAAGTGTATGTGGTTCAG gCTCCTACAGTGGAGGTGAAGATGGCCTGGCTCAATGAGCTCCGTAGAATCCTGACTAACCAGCAGAAGATGCTTAGAG ATGAAGCATATCAACACGGCCACATCGTTGACCATATGCCACTTTCTCCACCACTCTCTGAGAG CAAACAGCAGAGGGCATCAGTGAGTTCAGAGGAGACAGAGTCTGGGAGGAGCAGTCCAGACCCCCAGCCCCACTCCCCGAAACACCAGCACAACCGTAGGA GCTGGCCAGGAGCTCCTCACTCCGTAGACATCTGCGAGGGTCTGGAGGAGTGGCCTGGAGGTCGCGACCCCTTCCATCCAtctgacacagaggaggaggtttTGGTGCAACTG TCTCCAGGCAGATACAGGGTTTTGGCTGACTGTCTCCAAAATGGACcagacagcatcatcatcaaACGTGGAGACGTCATCCAACTACAATGTGAAGACAACAGGGGGCGCTG GCTGGTGAAAAATGTGACTCTGCAACAAGAGGGCTTCTTACCAGCTGCCACCCTGCAGCTGATTATAGGAGGCAGCAGGCACGAAAACTCCTCCAGACTAGGGG ACCCAGGAAACCTGAAGGTGAGAAAGCTCAGCTCCCCATAG
- the f9a gene encoding coagulation factor IXa isoform X1 gives MAEKFGMGLISVSLLQFLLLNVRLGSGAPAPSADEVFLSGQSADSILRRHKRYNTGLFEEFLQGNLERECIEELCDLEEARETFENDEKTMEFWTGYTDDNQCMSGPCLNQGSCKNILGSYTCTCASGFTGRNCEIAIAKRCDVNNGDCMHFCDSLGVFRAKCSCARGYRLMQDGVSCEAEVEFPCGRTALTAQSGVYTRSVLHYENANTTSLTNTNTTPYPPSTPATTTVSFMDTRNRRKKLPLWVYSDTEAPTEEPVTPYKRIVGGEVVLPGEIPWQVALVAHPSGHIFCGGSILSEHWVITAAHCLIEARGSFFVRVGENNININEGTEQNHDVKEKHIHPRYNATLSLYNHDIGLLYLKSPITFSKAVRPICIGPMTFIEALVKDSSPATVSGWGRTRFLGATAKTLQKVEVPFTDRTECTQSSSQRITPVMFCAGYYNEAKDACQGDSGGPHANSIHNTWFLTGIVSWGEECAKQGKYGVYTRISLYYKWINHVMGVTKHRMAFDYENPDP, from the exons ATGGCAGAAAAATTTGGAATGGGACTcatttctgtgtctttgctgcaatttctgcttttaaatgtTCGACTGGGTTCTGGAG CTCCGGCTCCATCTGCGGATGAAGTGTTTCTGTCCGGTCAATCAGCTGACAGCATTTTGCGCAGACACAAACGTTACAACACTGGACTGTTTGAGGAGTTTCTGCAGGGAAACCTGGAGAGAGAGTGTATAGAGGAATTATGCGACCTAGAAGAGGCGAGGGAGACATTCGAGAATGATGAAAAGACA ATGGAATTTTGGACAGGATATACAG ATGATAATCAGTGTATGTCAGGGCCATGCCTGAACCAGGGGTCATGTAAAAACATCCTGGGCTCCTACACCTGCACATGTGCATCTGGCTTCACTGGGAGGAACTGTGAGATTG CTATAGCAAAAAGATGCGATGTGAACAATGGAGACTGTATGCACTTCTGTGACTCATTAGGAGTCTTTAGAGCAAAATGCTCCTGTGCTAGAGGATACAGGCTGATGCAGGATGGTGTCAGCTGTGAAGCAGAAG TTGAATTCCCATGTGGCAGAACTGCCCTGACAGCACAGAGTGGAGTATATACAAGATCTGTGCTCCACTATGAGAATGCAAACACCACTTCACTGACCAACACGAACACTACTCCATACCCTCCCTCAACTCCAGCCACTACCACAGTATCGTTTATGGACACAAGAAATAGACGAAAGAAACTGCCCCTGTGGGTATACAGTGACACTGAGGCCCCCACTGAGGAGCCAGTTACGCCTTATAAACGTATCGTTGGAGGTGAAGTGGTCCTACCGGGAGAGATCCCATGGCAG gTAGCCTTGGTAGCACATCCCAGTGGTCATATATTCTGTGGGGGATCCATTCTGAGCGAACACTGGGTTATCACTGCTGCTCATTGCCTAATAGAGGCACGAGGCTCCTTCTTCGTCAGAGTGG GGGAGAATAACATCAACATCAACGAAGGCACGGAGCAGAATCATGATGTGAAGGAGAAGCACATTCACCCACGCTACAATGCCACTCTAAGCTTATACAACCATGACATCGGCCTCCTCTATCTCAAAAGCCCCATCACCTTCTCCAAGGCAGTGCGACCCATCTGCATAGGGCCCATGACGTTCATTGAGGCCTTAGTGAAGGATTCATCCCCAGCTACAGTCAGCGGCTGGGGCAGAACACGCTTCCTTGGAGCCACGGCCAAGACGCTGCAGAAAGTCGAGGTTCCCTTCACAGATCGCACAGAGTGCACGCAGAGCAGCAGCCAAAGGATCACCCCTGTCATGTTTTGTGCAGGATACTATAATGAGGCCAAAGATGCCTGTCAGGGCGACAGTGGAGGCCCTCACGCAAACAGCATTCATAATACATGGTTCCTCACAGGCATCGTAAGCTGGGGGGAAgaatgtgcaaaacaagggaAATATGGTGTGTACACCCGGATCTCTCTTTATTACAAGTGGATAAACCATGTTATGGGGGTAACTAAACACAGGATGGCATTTGATTATGAAAACCCTGACccgtaa
- the f9a gene encoding coagulation factor IXa isoform X2, producing the protein MSPAPSADEVFLSGQSADSILRRHKRYNTGLFEEFLQGNLERECIEELCDLEEARETFENDEKTMEFWTGYTDDNQCMSGPCLNQGSCKNILGSYTCTCASGFTGRNCEIAIAKRCDVNNGDCMHFCDSLGVFRAKCSCARGYRLMQDGVSCEAEVEFPCGRTALTAQSGVYTRSVLHYENANTTSLTNTNTTPYPPSTPATTTVSFMDTRNRRKKLPLWVYSDTEAPTEEPVTPYKRIVGGEVVLPGEIPWQVALVAHPSGHIFCGGSILSEHWVITAAHCLIEARGSFFVRVGENNININEGTEQNHDVKEKHIHPRYNATLSLYNHDIGLLYLKSPITFSKAVRPICIGPMTFIEALVKDSSPATVSGWGRTRFLGATAKTLQKVEVPFTDRTECTQSSSQRITPVMFCAGYYNEAKDACQGDSGGPHANSIHNTWFLTGIVSWGEECAKQGKYGVYTRISLYYKWINHVMGVTKHRMAFDYENPDP; encoded by the exons atgt CTCCGGCTCCATCTGCGGATGAAGTGTTTCTGTCCGGTCAATCAGCTGACAGCATTTTGCGCAGACACAAACGTTACAACACTGGACTGTTTGAGGAGTTTCTGCAGGGAAACCTGGAGAGAGAGTGTATAGAGGAATTATGCGACCTAGAAGAGGCGAGGGAGACATTCGAGAATGATGAAAAGACA ATGGAATTTTGGACAGGATATACAG ATGATAATCAGTGTATGTCAGGGCCATGCCTGAACCAGGGGTCATGTAAAAACATCCTGGGCTCCTACACCTGCACATGTGCATCTGGCTTCACTGGGAGGAACTGTGAGATTG CTATAGCAAAAAGATGCGATGTGAACAATGGAGACTGTATGCACTTCTGTGACTCATTAGGAGTCTTTAGAGCAAAATGCTCCTGTGCTAGAGGATACAGGCTGATGCAGGATGGTGTCAGCTGTGAAGCAGAAG TTGAATTCCCATGTGGCAGAACTGCCCTGACAGCACAGAGTGGAGTATATACAAGATCTGTGCTCCACTATGAGAATGCAAACACCACTTCACTGACCAACACGAACACTACTCCATACCCTCCCTCAACTCCAGCCACTACCACAGTATCGTTTATGGACACAAGAAATAGACGAAAGAAACTGCCCCTGTGGGTATACAGTGACACTGAGGCCCCCACTGAGGAGCCAGTTACGCCTTATAAACGTATCGTTGGAGGTGAAGTGGTCCTACCGGGAGAGATCCCATGGCAG gTAGCCTTGGTAGCACATCCCAGTGGTCATATATTCTGTGGGGGATCCATTCTGAGCGAACACTGGGTTATCACTGCTGCTCATTGCCTAATAGAGGCACGAGGCTCCTTCTTCGTCAGAGTGG GGGAGAATAACATCAACATCAACGAAGGCACGGAGCAGAATCATGATGTGAAGGAGAAGCACATTCACCCACGCTACAATGCCACTCTAAGCTTATACAACCATGACATCGGCCTCCTCTATCTCAAAAGCCCCATCACCTTCTCCAAGGCAGTGCGACCCATCTGCATAGGGCCCATGACGTTCATTGAGGCCTTAGTGAAGGATTCATCCCCAGCTACAGTCAGCGGCTGGGGCAGAACACGCTTCCTTGGAGCCACGGCCAAGACGCTGCAGAAAGTCGAGGTTCCCTTCACAGATCGCACAGAGTGCACGCAGAGCAGCAGCCAAAGGATCACCCCTGTCATGTTTTGTGCAGGATACTATAATGAGGCCAAAGATGCCTGTCAGGGCGACAGTGGAGGCCCTCACGCAAACAGCATTCATAATACATGGTTCCTCACAGGCATCGTAAGCTGGGGGGAAgaatgtgcaaaacaagggaAATATGGTGTGTACACCCGGATCTCTCTTTATTACAAGTGGATAAACCATGTTATGGGGGTAACTAAACACAGGATGGCATTTGATTATGAAAACCCTGACccgtaa
- the f9a gene encoding coagulation factor IXa isoform X3 produces the protein MEFWTGYTDDNQCMSGPCLNQGSCKNILGSYTCTCASGFTGRNCEIAIAKRCDVNNGDCMHFCDSLGVFRAKCSCARGYRLMQDGVSCEAEVEFPCGRTALTAQSGVYTRSVLHYENANTTSLTNTNTTPYPPSTPATTTVSFMDTRNRRKKLPLWVYSDTEAPTEEPVTPYKRIVGGEVVLPGEIPWQVALVAHPSGHIFCGGSILSEHWVITAAHCLIEARGSFFVRVGENNININEGTEQNHDVKEKHIHPRYNATLSLYNHDIGLLYLKSPITFSKAVRPICIGPMTFIEALVKDSSPATVSGWGRTRFLGATAKTLQKVEVPFTDRTECTQSSSQRITPVMFCAGYYNEAKDACQGDSGGPHANSIHNTWFLTGIVSWGEECAKQGKYGVYTRISLYYKWINHVMGVTKHRMAFDYENPDP, from the exons ATGGAATTTTGGACAGGATATACAG ATGATAATCAGTGTATGTCAGGGCCATGCCTGAACCAGGGGTCATGTAAAAACATCCTGGGCTCCTACACCTGCACATGTGCATCTGGCTTCACTGGGAGGAACTGTGAGATTG CTATAGCAAAAAGATGCGATGTGAACAATGGAGACTGTATGCACTTCTGTGACTCATTAGGAGTCTTTAGAGCAAAATGCTCCTGTGCTAGAGGATACAGGCTGATGCAGGATGGTGTCAGCTGTGAAGCAGAAG TTGAATTCCCATGTGGCAGAACTGCCCTGACAGCACAGAGTGGAGTATATACAAGATCTGTGCTCCACTATGAGAATGCAAACACCACTTCACTGACCAACACGAACACTACTCCATACCCTCCCTCAACTCCAGCCACTACCACAGTATCGTTTATGGACACAAGAAATAGACGAAAGAAACTGCCCCTGTGGGTATACAGTGACACTGAGGCCCCCACTGAGGAGCCAGTTACGCCTTATAAACGTATCGTTGGAGGTGAAGTGGTCCTACCGGGAGAGATCCCATGGCAG gTAGCCTTGGTAGCACATCCCAGTGGTCATATATTCTGTGGGGGATCCATTCTGAGCGAACACTGGGTTATCACTGCTGCTCATTGCCTAATAGAGGCACGAGGCTCCTTCTTCGTCAGAGTGG GGGAGAATAACATCAACATCAACGAAGGCACGGAGCAGAATCATGATGTGAAGGAGAAGCACATTCACCCACGCTACAATGCCACTCTAAGCTTATACAACCATGACATCGGCCTCCTCTATCTCAAAAGCCCCATCACCTTCTCCAAGGCAGTGCGACCCATCTGCATAGGGCCCATGACGTTCATTGAGGCCTTAGTGAAGGATTCATCCCCAGCTACAGTCAGCGGCTGGGGCAGAACACGCTTCCTTGGAGCCACGGCCAAGACGCTGCAGAAAGTCGAGGTTCCCTTCACAGATCGCACAGAGTGCACGCAGAGCAGCAGCCAAAGGATCACCCCTGTCATGTTTTGTGCAGGATACTATAATGAGGCCAAAGATGCCTGTCAGGGCGACAGTGGAGGCCCTCACGCAAACAGCATTCATAATACATGGTTCCTCACAGGCATCGTAAGCTGGGGGGAAgaatgtgcaaaacaagggaAATATGGTGTGTACACCCGGATCTCTCTTTATTACAAGTGGATAAACCATGTTATGGGGGTAACTAAACACAGGATGGCATTTGATTATGAAAACCCTGACccgtaa